One Aegilops tauschii subsp. strangulata cultivar AL8/78 chromosome 7, Aet v6.0, whole genome shotgun sequence genomic window carries:
- the LOC109768710 gene encoding DNA topoisomerase 2-like produces MKLHTVKGYLWVFVNVLIDNPAFDLQTKETLITHQGSFGSKCELSEDFLNKVSNSGVISNLLNSVEFRLSKELNKTDGSKRTSFLAIHKLEDAYDAGGRDSEKCTLILTERDSAKAFADHDGSHIKGLLLNFIHSSSPSLLKVPSFLVEFITPIIKITNNMSRSVNSFYSMPNYEAWKEKLGGNSSLWSIKYYKELGTCTTQEGREYFEDIDHHKKDFVWADDKDGECIELLFSKERIAGRKEWQHIKYSDFINKELILFPMADLASYVPSMVDGLKRGQRKVLFCSFKRNFVEEAFVTELIGYASEHSAYRSTPVGCHAWSASIAALPGLGKSPARSPLLARRSEVQQLGGKDAGSTKDLYTRLPPVTRLIFPKDDDILLNYLNEDGQSIEPSWYMPVIPMVLVNGSEDMGTGYVPNYNPRDIIANLKRMLNKEPVIPMDPWYKGFQGSLTKTRSKETGVTYTITGVIEEVDCRKLHITELPVRCWTVDYEHFLKSICPHKEKEKGKGMDKDKEPPFLEGYRSRCSHADVYFKVILSEQNMNVAKKEGLEKKFKLITTIGTTMYLFDSHGTSLSLTGRLLELKRKEYPPFPEKKPIEEIIDNRLAEAAAGVNASDYHYLFVALFTENVPDLIAQQEKLEGELESLLNTEPEILWLRDLDALEKELDVLDAKFEAQQEQRRYEHQHIFSEGAKASTTAPRIQPEKATANSQKANLSVGDNEEHAATFLTAAQNKKPPKKASAPVRDDDEGSPALRDCLAASILPEPSAMEAQTKEELQKGKNEPSQRHASEKAMPSLTEFSEEDMEGEDEEFPMEVEKETIGGKAAAEMPKTAIRKRVPAERQGMRHKVMEEIFKPTDDSSGASPEKKRRCKR; encoded by the exons ATGAAATTGCATACGGTGAAGGGCTACCTATGGGTATTTGTTAATGTGCTCATTGACAACCCTGCATTTGATTTACAGACCAAAGAGACCTTGATCACTCATCAAGGAAGCTTTGGTTCCAAGTGCGAGCTCTCTGAAGATTTCCTTAACAAGGTCTCTAACTCAGGTGTTATCAGCAATCTGCTTAATTCAGTTGAGTTCAGACTAAGCAAGGAACTAAATAAGACTGATGGAAGCAAGAGGACAAGTTTTCTTGCCATCCATAAGCTGGAAGATGCATATGACGCTGGTGGGAGGGACTCTGAAAAGTGCACCTTGATCCTTACTGAACGAGATTCAGCAAAGGCTTTTGCTGACCATGATGGTTCCCACATCAAAGGGTTGCTGCTCAATTTCATTCACTCATCCTCGCCATCTCTCCTCAAAGTTCCTTCTTTCTTGGTTGAGTTCATCACTCCAATTATCAAGATAACTAATAACATGAGCAGATCTGTCAACTCATTTTACTCAATGCCAAACTATGAAGCATGGAAAGAGAAGTTAGGAGGAAATTCAAGTTTGTGGTCTATAAAGTACTACAAGGAACTTGGAACCTGCACAACGCAAGAAGGTCGGGAATACTTTGAAGATATCGACCATCACAAGAAGGATTTTGTTTGGGCAGATGACAAAGATGGTGAATGTATTGAGTTACTATTCAGCAAGGAAAGGATCGCTGGGAGGAAGGAATGGCAACACATCAAGTACAGTGATTTTATCAACAAAGAGCTGATCCTCTTTCCGATGGCAGACCTTGCATCCTATGTACCTTCAATGGTTGACGGCCTTAAACGAGGACAGAGGAAGGTTTTGTTTTGCTCATTCAAGAGGAATTTTGTTGAAGAAGCTTTTGTCACCGAGCTCATTGGTTATGCGTCAGAACACTCAGCATATA GATCCACTCCGGTAGGGTGTCATGCGTGGTCGGCGTCCATTGCGGCACTTCCAGGGCTTGGCAAATCTCCAGCCAGAAG CCCTCTCCTCGCTAGGCGGTCTGAGGTCCAGCAATTGGGTGGAAAAGATGCTGGTAGTACTAAGGACCTTTACACCAGATTACCACCTGTCACCCGTTTAATTTTTCCAAAGGATGATGATATTCTTCTGAACTATTTGAATGAAGATGGACAGTCAATTGAACCCAGTTGGTATATGCCAGTCATTCCCATGGTTTTGGTCAATGGAAGTGAAGACATGGGCACTGGCTACGTCCCAAACTATAACCCAAGAGACATTATTGCTAATCTGAAAAGGATGCTAAATAAAGAGCCTGTTATACCAATGGACCCTTGGTACAAGGGGTTCCAGGGCTCATTGACGAAGACAAGATCAAAGGAAACTGGTGTGACATATACCATCACTGGTGTTATAGAGGAAGTTGATTGCAGGAAGCTTCACATTACTGAGCTTCCCGTCCGCTGCTGGACTGTAGATTacgaacattttctgaaatcCATATGTCCTCAtaaggagaaggaaaagggtaAGGGCATGGACAAGGACAAGGAGCCACCGTTTCTAGAGGGATATAGGTCGCGATGTAGTCATGCAGATGTGTATTTTAAGGTTATACTGAGTGAGCAAAACATGAATGTTGCTAAGAAAGAAGGCCTTGAGAAGAAATTCAAACTAATAACCACAATAGGAACAACAATGTACTTGTTTGACTCACATG GGACATCattatcattaacaggaagattgcTGGAGCTGAAGCGGAAGGAGTATCCTCCTTTCCCAGAGAAAAAACCCATAGAAGAAATAATTGACAACAGACTTGCTGAAGCTGCAGCAGGGGTTAATGCAAGTGATTATCATTATCTTTTCGTTGCCTTGTTTACGGAGAATGTGCCGGACCTCATTGCGCAACAGGAGAAGTTAGAGGGCGAACTTGAAAGCCTGCTTAATACAGAACCAGAAATTCTTTGGTTGAGAGATCTTGATGCTCTTGAGAAGGAGCTGGATGTGCTTGATGCAAAATTTGAAGCTCAACAGGAGCAAAGAAGATATGAGCACCAGCATATCTTTTCTGAAGGTGCGAAGGCGTCTACAACAGCACCCAGGATACAGCCTGAGAAGGCTACGGCCAATTCTCAGAAGGCAAATTTGTCTGTGGGTGACAATGAAGAACATGCAGCAACGTTTCTGACAGCAGCACAAAACAAGAAACCACCCAAGAAGGCAAGTGCACCGGTGAGAGATGATGACGAGGGATCGCCTGCTCTGAGAGACTGTCTTGCTGCTTCTATCCTTCCAGAACCAAGTGCCATGGAAGCTCAGACCAAAGAAGAACTGCAGAAAGGAAAGAACGAACCAAGCCAAAGACACGCGTCAGAGAAGGCCATGCCATCCTTGACTGAGTTTTCCGAGGAAGACATGGAGGGCGAAGATGAGGAATTTCCCATGGAAGTTGAGAAGGAAACTATAGGTGGAAAGGCAGCTGCCGAGATGCCAAAGACTGCCATCAGGAAGAGGGTGCCAGCTGAGAGGCAAGGCATGAGGCATAAAGTGATGGAAGAAATATTCAAGCCTACTGATGACAGTTCCGGTGCTTCTCCAGAGAAAAAGAGAAGGTGCAAAAGATGA